A stretch of the Veillonella parvula DSM 2008 genome encodes the following:
- a CDS encoding LCP family protein produces the protein MDERERARARRRRKRRQQKSSVKWPRVILAIVVVFTLLGGIGYGIYSGVSYAYRAIVGTTEATEAVIDSENKQDANTISVEQKGLDKPLYILVIGTDDNNPSQGDSLFLLSVNLDQKTMDVIGIPSNSKIDNRDQTDATMLNSIYEKGGIELTKAVIEDMFHISIPYYVVVNQTAFKKTNDVLGNQQIYVEQPMEHIDAEGNIDIDLRRGYQTLDSNNALAYLRYSDPKHDTFTRVQRQERFLKLWVEQEHNAFFLTNAWHIWRIWEHFDSNISTLDAIKLVYNASKINKEEIHFYILPGEKELIGETTYWKVNPTEAQRLVGITMGNLPANEMTQFISAPTNSMSKVAPESEHNGGTITKPTEPGEESGSKR, from the coding sequence ATGGACGAACGTGAACGAGCAAGAGCTCGCCGACGTAGAAAAAGACGTCAACAAAAGTCATCTGTGAAGTGGCCCAGAGTTATTCTGGCTATTGTTGTAGTTTTTACTTTGCTCGGTGGGATAGGGTATGGCATATATAGTGGTGTATCTTATGCATATAGAGCAATTGTCGGAACTACTGAAGCTACTGAAGCCGTGATAGATAGTGAAAATAAACAGGACGCAAATACTATATCAGTAGAGCAAAAAGGCTTAGATAAACCTTTATATATTTTGGTTATCGGCACTGATGACAATAATCCTAGTCAAGGTGATAGTCTATTCCTATTATCTGTAAACCTTGATCAAAAAACGATGGACGTTATCGGCATTCCAAGTAATAGTAAAATCGATAATCGTGATCAAACCGATGCGACTATGTTAAATAGTATTTATGAAAAAGGAGGTATTGAACTTACTAAAGCTGTAATTGAGGATATGTTCCATATTTCAATCCCGTATTATGTAGTAGTTAATCAAACTGCCTTCAAGAAAACTAATGATGTGTTAGGAAATCAGCAAATTTATGTAGAACAACCGATGGAACATATTGATGCAGAAGGCAATATAGATATTGATTTGCGACGTGGTTACCAAACTTTAGATAGTAATAATGCCTTAGCGTATTTACGATATTCAGATCCTAAACACGATACCTTTACTCGTGTGCAACGACAAGAAAGATTCCTAAAATTGTGGGTGGAACAAGAACATAATGCATTTTTCTTAACAAACGCATGGCATATTTGGCGTATTTGGGAGCATTTTGATAGTAATATTTCTACTTTAGATGCTATTAAGTTGGTATACAATGCGAGCAAAATTAATAAGGAAGAAATTCACTTCTATATTCTTCCTGGAGAAAAAGAGCTTATAGGTGAAACGACTTATTGGAAGGTAAACCCTACGGAAGCTCAACGTTTAGTGGGTATTACAATGGGTAATTTACCAGCTAATGAAATGACGCAATTTATATCTGCACCAACAAATAGTATGTCGAAAGTTGCACCTGAATCGGAACATAATGGTGGCACTATTACAAAGCCCACAGAACCAGGTGAGGAGAGCGGTAGTAAGCGATAA
- the rsfS gene encoding ribosome silencing factor, translating to MKKKEDIKQIVLELAQAAFDKKGRDIEILDLDGISMLGDYFLIISANNSKQSQSITDEMEDKAAELGITVQHREGYREGEWILLDFGDIICHVFGGDELREFYGLEELWNDAGRVPFEGV from the coding sequence ATGAAAAAGAAAGAAGATATTAAACAAATTGTATTAGAACTTGCACAAGCTGCATTTGATAAAAAGGGCAGAGATATTGAGATTCTTGATTTAGATGGAATTTCTATGTTAGGTGATTATTTCTTAATTATTAGTGCAAATAATAGTAAGCAATCTCAAAGTATTACTGATGAAATGGAAGATAAAGCAGCCGAATTAGGTATAACAGTACAGCATAGAGAAGGTTATCGTGAAGGTGAATGGATCTTATTGGATTTTGGCGATATAATTTGTCATGTCTTTGGTGGTGATGAATTGCGTGAATTCTACGGTTTAGAAGAATTGTGGAATGACGCTGGTCGAGTTCCATTTGAAGGAGTATAA
- a CDS encoding CvfB family protein, producing MATELLENTIATLKVLRTSDQGAFLDGQTGNTNDDILLHKDQQTSPVTIGDEVEVFLYRDPKGRLTASMRLPAMKVGQIGYVEVINTTNFGCFVEVGTERGIFMPHAEMRGRPQVGEKVWVRLYTDKSGRFAVSMDVDDEMRRASKAATEATVGQLVKGAIYNLTSEGAFFITPERWIAFLHRSEMTRKLKVGEMIEGRITFKRDDGRVNVSMRPTKEKALVSDGDIIMEYLLNRGGKMPYSDESSAMLIKDKFNISKAAFKRALGHLMKEKKIVQEDGWTLLTDIGRQWTPLVSDESQDEE from the coding sequence ATGGCTACAGAATTGTTGGAAAATACAATTGCCACATTGAAAGTATTGCGTACTAGTGACCAAGGTGCTTTTCTAGATGGTCAAACAGGTAATACAAATGATGATATTTTGCTTCATAAAGATCAACAAACTTCACCAGTTACTATAGGAGATGAGGTAGAAGTATTTTTATATCGCGATCCAAAGGGGCGTTTAACTGCTTCTATGCGTTTACCAGCTATGAAGGTTGGCCAAATTGGTTATGTTGAGGTCATCAATACGACAAATTTTGGTTGCTTCGTTGAGGTTGGCACAGAACGTGGTATCTTTATGCCTCATGCGGAGATGCGTGGTCGCCCTCAGGTAGGGGAAAAGGTGTGGGTTCGTCTTTATACAGATAAATCTGGCCGTTTTGCGGTCTCCATGGATGTAGATGATGAAATGCGTCGTGCCTCTAAAGCTGCTACTGAAGCTACGGTTGGTCAACTTGTAAAAGGTGCTATCTATAACTTAACGAGTGAGGGGGCATTTTTTATCACTCCTGAGCGTTGGATTGCCTTTTTACATCGTTCTGAAATGACGAGAAAGTTAAAAGTAGGGGAAATGATTGAAGGTCGTATTACTTTCAAACGCGATGATGGTCGTGTCAATGTATCTATGCGCCCTACAAAGGAAAAAGCTCTTGTTTCAGATGGTGATATTATTATGGAATATCTTTTAAATCGCGGTGGAAAGATGCCATATAGTGATGAGTCTTCAGCGATGTTGATTAAAGATAAGTTCAATATTAGTAAGGCTGCTTTCAAACGTGCCTTAGGGCATTTAATGAAAGAGAAAAAAATTGTTCAGGAGGATGGTTGGACATTGCTTACCGACATAGGTCGCCAATGGACACCTCTTGTTAGTGATGAGTCCCAAGATGAGGAATAA
- the trkA gene encoding Trk system potassium transporter TrkA, with translation MKIVIVGAGKVGYSLAQRLIQDDHDVYVIDRSPERIHNLENTLDVSLVLGNGSDVQLLNEIDMSDVGMFIAVTDSDEVNMLSCSVAKIKGVPTTIARVRDNSVAEHMDEEIRAQLGVDLFINPEMVTAQELLQILETPSAIDVEEFGQGAVRLMEFKLNNEFPLLEQPLKEIRFPEGVLLVGILRYGEMIIPHGESRLQADDSVFFLGLKESVSEVEKLWFHNYNTFYKRAVIIGAGLLGRNLTVLLEKAGFSVKVIEKDFDRCEKLANQVDKAMVINGDGTDFDLLEAEEIADSDVIIALTDDDKLNLLVALVGKHMGIPKTVVRVGRPEYIMLMEQVGIDVVFSPRLLTASQILRFVRSGEGVVSISTFEGGKAESIEIEITNESPVAGKQLKDIRLPGKALVGVILRENEAIVPRGNTQILDGDHIVLFTLPESVSKLLKYLT, from the coding sequence ATGAAAATTGTCATTGTAGGCGCTGGTAAGGTTGGTTATTCATTAGCACAACGTCTTATTCAAGACGATCATGATGTATATGTTATCGATCGCTCACCAGAACGCATTCATAATCTTGAAAATACATTAGATGTTAGCCTAGTTTTAGGGAATGGCAGTGATGTTCAATTATTGAATGAAATCGATATGTCTGATGTTGGTATGTTTATTGCTGTTACTGATTCAGATGAGGTTAATATGTTATCCTGTTCGGTAGCTAAAATAAAAGGTGTGCCTACGACTATTGCACGCGTTCGTGATAATAGTGTGGCGGAACATATGGATGAGGAGATACGAGCTCAATTAGGTGTTGATCTTTTTATCAATCCTGAAATGGTTACAGCTCAAGAGTTACTACAAATTTTAGAAACACCATCAGCTATAGATGTTGAGGAGTTCGGTCAGGGTGCTGTGCGCCTTATGGAATTCAAATTGAATAATGAATTTCCTCTATTAGAACAGCCACTAAAAGAAATTCGCTTTCCTGAAGGTGTTCTATTAGTTGGTATTTTGCGCTATGGTGAAATGATTATTCCGCATGGTGAAAGTCGCTTACAGGCTGATGATAGTGTATTTTTCCTAGGTTTGAAAGAGTCCGTTTCTGAAGTGGAGAAACTTTGGTTCCATAATTATAATACATTCTATAAACGGGCTGTAATCATTGGGGCAGGTCTCTTAGGTCGTAACTTAACTGTATTACTAGAAAAAGCTGGTTTTTCTGTGAAGGTTATTGAAAAAGATTTTGACCGTTGTGAGAAACTGGCAAATCAAGTGGATAAAGCCATGGTTATCAATGGGGATGGTACTGATTTTGATTTGCTCGAAGCTGAGGAAATTGCTGATAGCGATGTAATTATTGCTCTAACAGATGATGATAAACTTAACTTACTTGTAGCACTTGTAGGGAAGCATATGGGCATCCCAAAAACCGTTGTTCGTGTGGGACGGCCAGAATATATTATGCTGATGGAGCAAGTAGGTATTGATGTAGTATTTTCTCCACGTTTATTAACTGCAAGTCAAATTTTGCGCTTTGTACGAAGTGGAGAAGGGGTTGTATCTATTTCCACCTTTGAAGGTGGTAAAGCCGAATCTATCGAAATTGAAATTACCAATGAATCACCTGTAGCAGGTAAACAATTGAAAGATATTCGTTTACCTGGGAAGGCCTTAGTAGGTGTAATTTTACGGGAAAATGAAGCTATCGTACCTCGTGGTAATACTCAAATTTTAGATGGTGATCATATCGTTCTCTTTACATTACCTGAATCGGTAAGCAAATTGCTTAAATATCTTACTTAG
- a CDS encoding TrkH family potassium uptake protein, translating to MRIQIVMSLVGRLLYIFGAFTLIPFIYSVVFETAYWSFLITTSLSLVLGTFLSYYGCESQSFSIRDGFLVVSATWIFTVILGSLPFLGSGILTNIFDALFEATSGITATGATIIYSVDELPNTFVLWRGLMHWVGGMGIIVLILSFLKNLGADAAHFFNAEASVPKPGIVMPRIQSMATKLWQLYIAFTALCFLMLWAGGIEPFDALNYAFSIIATGGFAPTSAGAFIYEQSNYICFVFIFFMFLAGGNFSVYYNALQKGIRVLINDFETRMYWLVVFIGIAIVSISLALQSSYSSPLEIVRNAAFNLVSLQTGSGFAISDYDLWPAAAQMMLFICTFFGGCSGSTTGGVKIIRLIILIKSSIIYLRKSIHPDMVQVVRINGKPMPTKWIQMTHQFLFLYLMIYVVSVFLMTCTGLNTYDSMQVVTAFLSNVGLGFGGFGPTDSFNVMPDTAKCIAIVDMLLGRLELFTILVMLHPQFWEGYFIKKEVPKRYRIL from the coding sequence ATGCGAATTCAAATCGTTATGTCCTTAGTGGGTCGGCTACTCTATATATTCGGGGCTTTTACTTTAATCCCCTTTATATATAGTGTCGTATTTGAAACTGCATATTGGTCATTCCTTATAACTACAAGCCTTTCTTTAGTTTTGGGGACATTTTTGTCTTATTACGGTTGTGAAAGTCAAAGCTTTAGTATTCGTGACGGGTTCTTAGTTGTATCCGCTACTTGGATATTTACGGTTATTTTGGGGTCTTTGCCTTTTTTGGGGAGTGGCATATTGACGAATATTTTTGATGCTCTATTTGAAGCCACTTCGGGTATTACTGCAACTGGTGCCACTATTATTTATAGTGTTGATGAGTTACCAAATACATTTGTATTATGGCGTGGTCTTATGCACTGGGTTGGAGGGATGGGGATCATCGTCCTTATCTTATCATTTTTAAAGAATTTAGGAGCAGATGCAGCACATTTCTTTAATGCAGAGGCATCTGTACCAAAGCCTGGTATTGTAATGCCGCGTATTCAATCAATGGCCACCAAGCTTTGGCAGTTGTATATTGCTTTTACTGCTCTTTGCTTTCTTATGCTTTGGGCTGGAGGCATTGAACCTTTTGATGCGTTAAACTATGCCTTTTCTATTATTGCTACGGGTGGATTTGCACCGACATCAGCAGGGGCTTTTATTTATGAACAAAGTAATTATATTTGTTTCGTATTTATATTCTTTATGTTTCTTGCTGGTGGCAATTTCTCTGTGTATTACAATGCACTTCAAAAAGGAATTCGCGTTTTAATTAATGATTTTGAAACACGTATGTACTGGCTTGTAGTGTTTATTGGTATTGCCATTGTATCAATATCTCTAGCATTACAATCTAGCTATTCTAGTCCTTTAGAGATTGTTAGAAATGCTGCCTTTAATTTAGTTTCGCTTCAAACTGGTAGTGGTTTTGCTATTAGTGATTATGATTTGTGGCCTGCTGCAGCACAGATGATGTTATTTATTTGTACATTTTTTGGTGGATGTAGTGGTTCTACAACGGGCGGTGTAAAAATTATACGACTTATTATTTTGATTAAGAGTTCTATAATTTATCTGCGAAAATCAATTCATCCTGATATGGTTCAAGTAGTACGTATTAATGGCAAACCGATGCCTACTAAATGGATCCAGATGACACATCAATTTTTATTTTTATATTTAATGATTTATGTGGTATCTGTTTTTCTAATGACTTGTACTGGTCTTAATACATATGATTCTATGCAAGTGGTCACGGCCTTTCTTAGCAATGTAGGACTAGGGTTTGGTGGCTTTGGTCCTACTGATTCCTTTAATGTTATGCCGGATACTGCTAAATGTATTGCTATTGTAGACATGTTACTAGGTCGTTTGGAGTTATTTACGATTTTAGTTATGCTTCACCCTCAGTTTTGGGAAGGGTATTTTATTAAAAAAGAGGTTCCTAAACGATATCGTATTCTATAG
- a CDS encoding MBL fold metallo-hydrolase has product MEVIKRPLGLYKANCYVLIKEGKSIIIDPGFHCNHIIDMVADSEPIAVLLTHGHCDHVSALDEVCTHYNIPAYLHPLDQELLQLIRRRPSVYKKKMYTHCNDLVEGQLQLDSFNIIVHHTPGHSAGSVCLEIEGHLFTGDTLFKQNVGNTDNYNSNPADLIKSLNHLLTLSKELIVEPGHRESTILKHEEEFIKNIVV; this is encoded by the coding sequence ATGGAAGTTATAAAACGTCCTCTAGGGCTTTATAAAGCAAATTGTTATGTACTTATCAAAGAGGGAAAATCTATAATCATTGATCCGGGCTTTCATTGTAACCACATTATTGATATGGTTGCAGATTCTGAACCTATAGCAGTTTTATTGACACATGGTCATTGTGATCATGTGTCAGCCTTGGATGAAGTATGTACACATTATAATATTCCCGCTTATTTACATCCTTTAGATCAAGAATTGTTACAGTTAATTCGACGGAGACCAAGTGTATATAAGAAAAAAATGTATACACATTGTAATGATTTAGTAGAGGGGCAATTACAGTTAGATTCTTTTAATATAATAGTTCATCATACACCTGGGCATAGTGCTGGATCGGTTTGTTTAGAAATTGAAGGCCATCTATTTACTGGTGATACTTTATTTAAACAAAATGTGGGAAATACAGATAATTATAACAGTAATCCAGCTGATTTGATTAAGAGTTTGAATCATCTTTTAACTTTGTCTAAGGAGTTAATTGTTGAGCCTGGACATAGGGAATCTACTATATTAAAACATGAGGAAGAATTTATTAAAAATATTGTAGTATAG
- a CDS encoding DUF523 domain-containing protein, with product MNKKPKLLISECLFGVPCRYDGKDNYIETIEALKEYYELVPVCPEVLGGLSTPRDPAERQGKRICTVNGADVTDEFVRGALLTVDIALKYGCKQALMKAKSPSCGYKCIYDGTFTRTLKNGHGCTVEALLEKNIRIYTENDIELLLAEKKR from the coding sequence ATGAATAAGAAACCTAAGTTATTAATTAGTGAATGCCTATTTGGTGTACCTTGTCGATATGATGGCAAAGACAATTATATAGAAACGATAGAGGCTCTAAAGGAATATTATGAATTAGTACCTGTATGTCCGGAAGTGTTAGGGGGACTTAGTACGCCTCGTGATCCTGCGGAGCGGCAGGGTAAACGTATATGTACTGTTAATGGAGCTGATGTTACAGATGAGTTTGTAAGAGGTGCTCTATTAACAGTTGATATTGCACTAAAATATGGTTGCAAGCAAGCTTTGATGAAGGCGAAAAGTCCTAGCTGTGGATATAAGTGCATTTATGATGGAACTTTTACTAGAACATTGAAAAATGGTCATGGATGTACTGTAGAGGCTCTATTAGAAAAGAATATAAGAATTTATACGGAAAATGATATAGAGCTTTTGCTTGCAGAAAAAAAGAGATGA
- a CDS encoding phosphoethanolamine transferase — protein sequence MSSSVRQIGRNPIFRFGIIGIVLYIILFLIYEPITLGLDVEDITILAVPTIVGTFLFQYFMGCTVFHRPFLGYGLVGILWALTFPLLFHWSYVKPLYFYEFANDFLFGLLIFMGLSGIQFLLNQTNRFHKTTSLIMAIISMILSLIPFLQIGYYMTTWHCLTPASLLAVYMTNPEEAFGFLKNAAGIPGLIAISIGLILWTYLLYWSNLGMKAVVNLNTTRPMRSAMLIASLVAFLVYVPFFLFPQTCIVANWIAAGDYVKQMQQYNDNHHLVFDSFNLDTKETAVNKTPGTIILVIGESSSRDYMKVYNPNFPYDDTPWQGNMRSDNKDFVFFDNAYSSYVQTVPTLERALSERNQYDDKPFLDSANILDIAKKAGYTTSWFSNQGVFGEYDTAISLMAKTADTTKWAHESYAFSDRYDEALLPLLETVDPTKNNFIVIHIMGSHIYYNDRYPHEFSKWKQGPYPDGQEAYANSQLYTDWLLQQIYNYGKDKLNLQAMVYFSDHGESLDKSHNPDTFDFVMTHIPFWVYLSPQYRSTYPQTAEVLAKHEHQFFTNDLLYDTLVGLMHAPSQRYDATRDFSNAQYRFNLHNLTTLLGEQPLANDPVNANK from the coding sequence ATGTCATCGAGTGTGAGGCAAATTGGGCGAAATCCAATTTTTCGCTTTGGTATTATAGGTATTGTTTTATATATCATCTTATTTTTAATTTATGAGCCCATAACTTTAGGGCTTGATGTAGAGGATATTACGATTTTAGCTGTACCAACAATTGTAGGTACCTTTTTATTTCAATATTTTATGGGGTGTACCGTTTTCCACAGGCCTTTTTTAGGGTATGGCCTAGTCGGAATCTTATGGGCACTTACCTTTCCTCTTTTATTCCATTGGTCCTATGTGAAGCCATTATACTTCTATGAATTTGCTAATGATTTTTTATTTGGCTTATTAATTTTCATGGGATTATCAGGCATTCAGTTTTTACTGAACCAAACAAATCGCTTCCATAAAACAACATCCTTAATCATGGCTATCATTTCCATGATTCTGAGCTTAATACCATTCTTACAAATTGGCTATTACATGACTACTTGGCATTGCTTAACGCCAGCCAGTCTGCTAGCCGTATATATGACCAATCCAGAAGAAGCATTTGGTTTTTTAAAGAATGCAGCTGGAATACCTGGTCTTATAGCAATAAGTATTGGTCTTATCTTATGGACTTATTTATTGTACTGGTCTAACTTAGGAATGAAAGCAGTAGTAAACTTAAATACTACACGTCCTATGCGGTCAGCTATGCTCATCGCATCCCTTGTAGCTTTTTTAGTATATGTACCATTCTTCTTGTTCCCTCAAACCTGTATTGTGGCGAACTGGATTGCTGCAGGCGATTATGTAAAACAAATGCAACAATATAATGATAATCACCACTTAGTATTTGATTCCTTTAATTTAGACACAAAGGAAACAGCGGTGAACAAAACACCTGGTACTATTATTCTAGTCATTGGCGAATCTAGTTCTCGAGATTATATGAAAGTATATAATCCAAACTTCCCATATGACGATACTCCATGGCAAGGCAATATGCGTTCGGACAATAAAGACTTTGTCTTCTTTGATAATGCCTATTCATCGTACGTACAAACAGTACCAACCTTGGAGCGTGCACTATCTGAACGAAATCAATATGATGATAAACCATTTCTTGATTCAGCCAATATCTTAGATATTGCTAAAAAAGCGGGATACACGACTTCTTGGTTTAGCAATCAAGGTGTATTCGGTGAATATGATACAGCTATTTCATTAATGGCTAAGACTGCAGACACAACAAAATGGGCCCATGAATCTTATGCATTCTCAGATCGATATGATGAAGCTCTATTGCCATTATTAGAAACTGTAGATCCTACCAAAAACAACTTTATCGTTATACATATTATGGGTAGTCATATTTATTACAATGACCGTTACCCTCATGAATTTAGCAAGTGGAAGCAAGGTCCGTATCCTGATGGTCAAGAAGCATATGCTAACAGCCAATTATACACAGACTGGTTATTACAACAAATTTACAATTATGGCAAAGACAAATTAAACTTACAAGCCATGGTGTATTTCTCCGATCACGGTGAAAGTTTAGACAAATCGCATAACCCTGATACATTTGATTTTGTTATGACACATATTCCATTCTGGGTATACCTATCTCCACAATATCGCTCAACCTATCCACAGACTGCTGAGGTACTTGCAAAACACGAGCATCAATTCTTTACTAATGATTTGCTATACGATACATTAGTTGGTCTCATGCATGCTCCAAGTCAACGATATGATGCAACACGAGATTTTAGTAATGCTCAATATCGATTTAATCTACATAACTTAACTACATTACTTGGTGAACAACCATTAGCAAATGATCCTGTTAATGCAAACAAGTAG
- a CDS encoding segregation and condensation protein A — protein sequence MGDYNYKLDVFEGPLDLLLHLIEKHKIEITDIPIVEITSQYLAYLDNWNHFDIHYSSEFLVMASTLLQIKSRMLLPKAEPEPDEAEDPRDELVAKLVEFKKIKDITSLLMERTAVSANIFSRPEETSVLGLDSVYNLELSQLYQIFYQTIKRAKVLSEEETIREVKVEKDTYSLEDMIISLSSRIHRGECLYFRELLVAIETKSGMVTIFMAVLELLKQQVMEMRYEDDDIIFTAILERAV from the coding sequence ATGGGAGATTATAACTACAAGTTGGACGTTTTTGAAGGTCCCCTTGATCTGCTCTTGCATCTCATTGAAAAACATAAAATAGAAATTACCGATATTCCTATCGTTGAAATAACGAGTCAATACTTGGCATATTTAGACAATTGGAACCATTTTGATATTCATTATAGTAGTGAATTTCTTGTTATGGCATCTACCTTATTACAGATTAAATCACGCATGTTATTACCTAAGGCTGAACCTGAGCCTGATGAAGCAGAGGATCCACGTGATGAGTTGGTAGCAAAATTAGTAGAATTTAAGAAAATTAAGGATATTACATCTCTATTAATGGAGCGTACCGCTGTATCTGCGAATATATTTAGTCGTCCTGAAGAAACGAGTGTGCTTGGATTAGATAGTGTATATAATTTGGAACTTTCACAGTTATATCAAATTTTTTATCAAACTATAAAACGAGCTAAAGTGTTATCAGAAGAAGAGACGATTCGTGAGGTAAAGGTTGAAAAGGATACGTATAGTTTAGAGGACATGATTATATCCTTGTCTAGTCGTATACATCGTGGCGAATGTCTATATTTTAGGGAGTTATTAGTAGCAATTGAAACGAAAAGTGGTATGGTAACCATCTTTATGGCTGTTTTAGAATTGTTAAAACAACAAGTTATGGAAATGCGTTATGAAGATGATGATATTATATTCACTGCTATCTTAGAGCGGGCCGTGTAG
- the scpB gene encoding SMC-Scp complex subunit ScpB: MSLPTMHLEAVLFSSAKPISIDMLAEVFGLSTEETQKYIEELQCELEEQNRGIRIRISGAGVELVSAVECADYVGHIRKREDKLSNAAMETLAVIAYKQPITKAEIEEVRGVNSDKIIKQLLTRSLIAELGHKDTVGRPILYGTTDEFLRSAGVESIEALHQEVSETEG; encoded by the coding sequence ATGAGCTTACCAACAATGCATTTAGAAGCCGTTTTGTTTTCATCGGCAAAGCCTATATCGATAGATATGTTAGCAGAAGTGTTTGGGCTTTCCACAGAGGAGACACAAAAATATATAGAAGAATTACAATGTGAACTAGAAGAACAGAATCGAGGTATTCGAATACGTATATCTGGAGCCGGTGTTGAATTAGTAAGCGCTGTTGAATGTGCTGATTATGTTGGGCATATTCGTAAAAGAGAAGATAAATTATCTAATGCGGCTATGGAAACATTAGCTGTTATCGCCTATAAGCAGCCTATTACAAAGGCTGAAATCGAAGAGGTGCGCGGTGTAAATAGCGATAAAATTATAAAACAATTATTGACTCGATCTCTTATAGCTGAATTAGGTCATAAGGATACTGTAGGTAGACCGATTCTATATGGCACGACTGATGAATTTTTGAGAAGTGCTGGTGTAGAATCGATAGAAGCCTTACATCAAGAAGTTTCGGAAACAGAAGGGTAG
- a CDS encoding pseudouridine synthase: MERLQKYIASCGIASRRKAEELITEGKVQVNGRKVTELGVKINPQKDKVKVNGQLLAQEKPVYYLLNKPKGVITSVSDPQGRETVLDYIKNETKRIYPIGRLDLYTEGLLLLTNDGEFAQNLTHPSKGVEKTYEVRIKGRVRDDDLQIIANGVELEDGITAPATIVDLGFDDHNGVHEVEITIHEGRNRQVRRMFEHFGYRIHNLKRIAYAGLTLGGVKRGASRQLTIREVKALKALGTDKA, encoded by the coding sequence ATGGAACGATTACAAAAATATATTGCCAGTTGTGGTATTGCATCACGGCGTAAGGCAGAAGAACTAATTACAGAAGGTAAAGTACAGGTCAATGGTCGCAAGGTAACCGAATTAGGGGTCAAAATTAATCCACAAAAAGATAAGGTTAAGGTTAATGGGCAATTATTGGCTCAAGAGAAACCAGTATATTATTTGTTAAATAAGCCAAAGGGGGTCATTACATCTGTGTCTGACCCTCAAGGTCGAGAAACGGTTTTAGATTATATAAAAAATGAAACGAAACGAATTTACCCTATTGGTCGTCTCGATTTATATACAGAAGGTTTGTTACTGCTTACGAATGATGGAGAGTTTGCACAAAATCTAACGCATCCATCTAAAGGCGTGGAAAAGACTTATGAAGTTCGTATCAAAGGTCGTGTTCGCGATGATGATTTGCAAATTATTGCAAATGGTGTAGAGCTTGAAGATGGTATAACTGCACCTGCAACAATTGTAGATTTAGGTTTTGATGATCATAATGGTGTACATGAAGTAGAAATTACAATTCATGAAGGTCGTAATCGTCAAGTTCGTCGTATGTTTGAACACTTTGGCTATCGTATTCATAATTTAAAACGCATTGCGTATGCTGGTCTTACTTTAGGTGGTGTGAAACGAGGCGCTTCTCGTCAACTAACAATTCGTGAAGTAAAAGCGCTAAAAGCATTGGGGACAGATAAGGCATGA